One stretch of Geothermobacter ehrlichii DNA includes these proteins:
- a CDS encoding C-GCAxxG-C-C family protein produces the protein MRLFGCRAGKKSDTESDESVAEKAGRLFDRGNNCAQAVLQATLGIDDPRLLDVAAAFGSGIGGQKCLCGAVSGGVMALGLAGRPRLAGRLVAKFRRRNRTTCCKALSAPFRWMSREHLANCRRLTAETATLVNELLRG, from the coding sequence ATGAGGCTTTTTGGTTGCCGGGCCGGGAAAAAATCCGATACGGAATCTGACGAATCCGTTGCGGAAAAGGCCGGCCGCCTGTTCGATCGGGGGAACAACTGTGCCCAGGCGGTGTTGCAGGCGACCCTCGGCATCGACGACCCGCGTCTGCTGGACGTGGCGGCGGCCTTCGGATCCGGAATCGGTGGCCAGAAATGCCTGTGCGGGGCAGTCAGCGGAGGAGTGATGGCGCTCGGTCTGGCCGGACGGCCCCGGCTGGCCGGGCGCCTGGTCGCGAAGTTTCGCCGGCGAAACCGGACGACCTGCTGCAAGGCGCTCAGCGCTCCTTTCCGCTGGATGAGCCGGGAGCATCTGGCCAATTGCCGTCGACTGACCGCCGAAACGGCGACACTGGTCAACGAACTTTTGCGGGGCTGA
- a CDS encoding outer membrane lipoprotein-sorting protein, producing the protein MKRLLLLFVLLFLWPAGQLLAAPDVEQIVEQANRAAYYAGRDGRADVHMVIYDAHGGTRERRFTILRLNVAGDDQKFYVYFKAPADVRKMAYLVWKHVGGDDDRWLWLPALNLKKRIAPGDKRTSFVGSDFFYEDVSGRGLEEDVHELVGETETAWLVKNTPKDPGSVEFAWYQVWIDKATSLPVKAEYHDREGKLYRRVSAARIETIQGYPTVVEAVAEDLRAGTRTVNTFSNVKYDIGLKERIFTERFLRRPPREVTR; encoded by the coding sequence ATGAAACGACTTCTCTTGCTCTTTGTCCTGCTGTTTCTCTGGCCGGCCGGCCAGCTGCTGGCCGCGCCCGATGTCGAACAGATCGTCGAGCAGGCCAACCGCGCCGCCTACTATGCCGGCAGGGACGGCCGCGCCGACGTACACATGGTGATTTACGATGCCCATGGCGGTACGCGCGAACGCAGGTTCACCATCCTGCGACTCAACGTTGCCGGTGACGACCAGAAGTTCTATGTCTACTTCAAGGCCCCGGCCGACGTGCGCAAGATGGCCTACCTGGTCTGGAAACATGTCGGCGGCGACGATGACCGCTGGCTGTGGCTGCCGGCACTCAACCTGAAGAAGCGCATCGCCCCCGGCGACAAGCGGACCAGCTTCGTCGGGTCCGATTTCTTCTACGAGGATGTCTCCGGCCGCGGCCTGGAAGAGGACGTGCACGAACTGGTCGGAGAAACCGAGACCGCCTGGCTGGTCAAGAACACCCCCAAGGATCCCGGGAGCGTTGAGTTCGCCTGGTACCAGGTGTGGATCGACAAGGCGACCAGCCTGCCGGTGAAGGCCGAATACCACGACCGCGAAGGGAAACTCTATCGCCGGGTGAGCGCGGCCAGGATCGAGACCATCCAGGGTTATCCGACGGTGGTCGAGGCGGTGGCCGAGGACCTGCGGGCCGGAACGCGGACGGTCAACACCTTCAGCAACGTCAAGTACGACATCGGCCTGAAGGAACGGATCTTCACCGAACGCTTCCTGCGGCGGCCGCCTCGTGAGGTGACGCGGTGA
- a CDS encoding TatD family hydrolase, which translates to MKADQSQLFDTHVHLDRLGPDQDSATALAEAGRAGVGAWLVPGVRRQHWPDLLSLAGAPRIWAAPGLHPMMAGQWGAAAEVELAELLQRPECVAVGEIGLDGLLDVPFQLQEPAFRGQLRLAVAAGKPVLIHCRRAWGELLAILRQEQAGRVGGILHGFGGSPRIASEALELGFVIAFGGPLTYPNARKRVEVLRTLPVEAIVLETDAPDLPPHPHRKEPNRPEWLPLIARRVAEIRGWSLAETARITTANARRVLNLQKEWGQN; encoded by the coding sequence ATGAAGGCGGATCAATCCCAGCTGTTCGATACCCATGTGCATCTGGATCGTCTCGGTCCGGATCAAGATTCCGCCACGGCGTTGGCGGAGGCCGGGCGGGCCGGGGTAGGCGCCTGGCTGGTGCCGGGGGTGCGGCGCCAGCATTGGCCGGATCTCCTGTCGCTGGCCGGCGCCCCCCGGATCTGGGCGGCGCCGGGACTGCATCCGATGATGGCCGGGCAGTGGGGCGCTGCGGCCGAAGTCGAACTGGCCGAACTGTTGCAGCGGCCCGAATGCGTCGCGGTTGGCGAGATCGGTCTGGACGGTCTGCTCGATGTGCCCTTCCAGCTGCAGGAGCCGGCCTTTCGCGGCCAACTGCGGCTGGCGGTGGCGGCCGGCAAGCCGGTGCTGATCCACTGCCGGCGGGCCTGGGGCGAGCTGCTCGCCATTTTGCGTCAGGAACAGGCCGGTCGGGTCGGCGGCATCCTGCATGGTTTCGGCGGCAGTCCGCGGATCGCCAGCGAGGCGCTCGAACTCGGCTTCGTCATTGCCTTTGGCGGCCCGCTGACCTATCCCAACGCCCGCAAGCGGGTCGAGGTTCTGCGGACGCTGCCGGTTGAGGCGATAGTCCTGGAAACCGATGCCCCGGATCTGCCGCCGCATCCGCACCGCAAGGAGCCGAACCGTCCGGAGTGGCTGCCGCTGATCGCACGACGGGTGGCCGAAATCAGGGGCTGGAGCCTGGCGGAAACAGCACGCATCACCACGGCGAACGCCCGGCGGGTGTTGAATCTGCAAAAGGAGTGGGGACAGAACTGA
- a CDS encoding methyl-accepting chemotaxis protein, with protein sequence MAETSASSISYIRKVFYFTHATGIVTGLLFPFAVTPLIGSRAQTLPFIISSLVMGYVMGAAMFFFVRFTLKKQLRQQLDLLQPLIGTIDMESETVEGLHQAVSASVTQVERLVRDLLATIDEFVPLYHAMAEGSRYLSDRAHEGLSSALETHKKVEAMEAKQAEVSELVRQLSSRAQDEASMSRELSASLEEMAAAMDHSTAKFLETSSSVDELAASVVEVSSQADEIARTVEGTAQDLDATRTALEEIRAGVQSSARQAETVQKDAENGMVVVQRAIKEMDLIEQESRKAMQAMDRLAQQTGEVAKIIEVIRELVSDTELLAFNAAIIAAKAGEEGKGFSVVADEIRDLADRTTTSAQEIQRIVKAIGGETREVTSAVAATGKRIEHGKELSRSAGEALEKIFNSSREAVSASEEIAGTTGTQAEKARILLDDAGRSLRSVKAVARAIQEQQAAITRIQEGVTQMKAASDQIARGMEEQVQANRDFDRGLAERERQVLAIQEAVNFQRETAQQVFEHFAASEKRLRKNAERARDILEHIEKLESLAERLRQQAEIFNI encoded by the coding sequence ATGGCAGAGACATCCGCCAGCAGTATCTCTTACATCCGCAAGGTCTTCTATTTCACCCACGCCACCGGAATTGTCACCGGCCTGCTCTTTCCCTTCGCTGTCACCCCTCTCATCGGCTCCAGGGCACAGACCCTGCCCTTCATCATCAGCAGCCTGGTCATGGGCTATGTCATGGGCGCCGCCATGTTCTTCTTCGTCCGCTTCACCCTGAAAAAGCAGCTCCGGCAACAGCTTGACCTGCTGCAGCCGCTGATCGGGACCATCGACATGGAAAGCGAGACGGTCGAGGGCCTGCACCAGGCCGTTTCGGCTTCGGTCACCCAGGTCGAACGCCTGGTTCGCGACCTGCTGGCGACCATCGACGAGTTCGTGCCACTCTACCATGCCATGGCGGAAGGCAGCCGCTATCTTTCCGATCGCGCTCACGAGGGGCTCAGCTCGGCACTCGAGACGCACAAGAAGGTCGAAGCCATGGAGGCCAAACAGGCCGAGGTGTCCGAACTGGTCCGGCAGCTGAGCAGCCGGGCGCAGGACGAGGCCTCGATGTCGCGCGAACTCTCGGCTTCCCTCGAGGAGATGGCGGCGGCCATGGATCATTCCACCGCCAAGTTTCTCGAGACCTCCTCCAGTGTCGACGAACTGGCGGCCAGCGTGGTGGAGGTCTCGAGCCAGGCCGATGAGATCGCCCGCACCGTCGAGGGAACGGCGCAGGACCTCGACGCAACCCGCACCGCTCTGGAAGAAATCCGTGCGGGGGTCCAGAGTAGTGCCCGCCAGGCTGAAACGGTACAGAAAGACGCCGAAAACGGCATGGTGGTCGTACAACGCGCCATCAAGGAAATGGATCTGATCGAACAGGAAAGCCGTAAGGCGATGCAGGCCATGGACCGACTGGCGCAGCAGACCGGCGAGGTGGCGAAAATCATCGAGGTGATCCGCGAGCTGGTTTCGGACACCGAGCTGCTCGCCTTCAATGCCGCCATCATCGCCGCCAAGGCCGGAGAGGAGGGCAAGGGCTTTTCAGTCGTCGCCGACGAGATCAGGGATCTGGCCGACCGCACCACCACCAGCGCCCAGGAGATCCAGCGCATCGTCAAGGCGATCGGTGGCGAAACCCGCGAGGTAACCAGTGCCGTCGCCGCCACCGGTAAACGCATCGAACACGGCAAGGAGCTGTCGCGATCGGCAGGCGAAGCGCTGGAAAAGATTTTCAACAGCTCCCGCGAGGCGGTCAGCGCCTCGGAGGAGATTGCCGGGACCACCGGCACTCAGGCGGAAAAGGCGCGTATTCTGCTCGACGACGCTGGACGCAGCCTGCGCTCCGTTAAGGCGGTTGCCCGCGCCATTCAGGAACAGCAGGCCGCCATTACCCGCATCCAGGAGGGAGTAACACAGATGAAAGCGGCCTCGGACCAGATCGCGCGCGGCATGGAAGAACAGGTGCAGGCCAACCGTGATTTCGACCGGGGCCTGGCCGAAAGGGAACGGCAGGTTCTGGCAATTCAGGAGGCGGTCAACTTCCAGCGCGAAACGGCACAACAGGTCTTCGAGCATTTTGCCGCTTCGGAAAAACGCCTGCGCAAGAACGCAGAAAGGGCCCGGGATATTCTGGAGCACATCGAAAAGCTGGAATCCCTGGCTGAACGTTTGCGGCAGCAGGCGGAGATCTTCAACATCTGA
- a CDS encoding YgaP family membrane protein yields the protein MTINRYLRLIAGFFVMLSVVLSQVHSPYWLYFTAFVGLNLFQSAFTNWCPMMTILRKLGVKEG from the coding sequence ATGACCATCAATCGTTATCTGCGTCTGATCGCCGGATTCTTCGTCATGCTGAGCGTGGTGCTCAGCCAGGTGCACAGCCCCTACTGGCTCTATTTCACCGCCTTTGTCGGCCTGAATCTCTTTCAGAGCGCCTTCACCAACTGGTGCCCGATGATGACCATTCTGCGCAAGCTGGGGGTCAAGGAAGGGTGA